In Calothrix sp. PCC 7507, one DNA window encodes the following:
- a CDS encoding phosphodiester glycosidase family protein encodes MLSSKMSRRSFLFLGSAALAQGLTLTLPATAQTVQVKKVKVNGISFYQTIIDLTDPKTFITMGLANNANFANTIQKTSGDEEFNRLVARHRAAAIANGTFFAKNAQKTVMGNMVAGGKFLKYSQWENFGTTLGLRVGNQPEMVTARVDGKPEWNQHWFSLTCGPRLLRKGEIWLNPQIEGFKDPAVLGTGDRTAIGFTADGKKLFLVNFDTSLNLQQEAQAMKAIGCHEAMNLDGGASKALAANSQILVPAGRPLTNVIVVYDAKNPAPETLQQAWVKFQKGDRPVASGI; translated from the coding sequence ATGCTAAGTTCTAAAATGAGTCGGCGGTCTTTCTTGTTTCTAGGAAGTGCAGCATTAGCACAAGGATTAACCTTAACATTACCCGCTACTGCTCAAACTGTACAAGTGAAGAAAGTTAAAGTAAACGGTATTTCTTTCTACCAAACAATTATCGACCTCACAGACCCAAAAACTTTTATCACTATGGGTTTAGCGAATAATGCAAATTTTGCCAATACCATTCAGAAAACTAGTGGTGATGAAGAATTTAATAGACTAGTAGCACGTCATCGCGCTGCTGCGATCGCCAATGGAACTTTTTTCGCCAAGAATGCCCAAAAAACAGTCATGGGTAACATGGTAGCAGGCGGAAAATTCTTGAAATATAGCCAGTGGGAGAATTTTGGGACTACTTTGGGGTTACGAGTGGGAAATCAACCAGAAATGGTAACAGCGCGAGTTGATGGTAAACCAGAATGGAATCAACATTGGTTTTCTCTCACCTGTGGCCCCAGACTTTTACGAAAGGGCGAGATTTGGCTGAACCCACAGATTGAAGGGTTTAAAGATCCCGCTGTTTTAGGTACTGGCGATAGGACAGCAATTGGGTTTACTGCTGACGGGAAAAAACTATTTTTAGTAAATTTTGATACTAGTTTAAATTTGCAGCAAGAAGCCCAAGCTATGAAAGCCATTGGTTGTCATGAAGCGATGAACTTAGACGGTGGCGCATCAAAAGCCTTAGCCGCTAACAGTCAAATTTTAGTCCCAGCCGGTCGCCCACTAACTAACGTGATTGTAGTCTATGACGCCAAGAATCCGGCTCCTGAGACACTACAACAGGCGTGGGTGAAGTTTCAAAAAGGCGATCGCCCCGTAGCATCTGGTATTTAA
- a CDS encoding Uma2 family endonuclease, whose translation MTLAKPSELGITHLPDHTELPESDGSFVFAERAGGKNFQEHPQSLLLTDSITERLQQLHPDNQYAIGQDSGIYWRLTDPPERGAEAPDWFYVPNVSPMLNGQYRRSYVLWQEYVAPLIVLEFVSGDGSDERDNTPISGKFWVYEQAIRVPFYGIYEFSKASVEVYHLVDGRYQLLPANERGHYPIFPMGVELGIWQGQYKNMEAPWLRWWDAQGNLLLNSDEKSQQLASQLEQQQQKAKRLAQKLRQLGIEPDDV comes from the coding sequence ATGACTCTTGCCAAACCTTCTGAACTAGGCATCACCCATCTCCCAGATCACACTGAGTTACCAGAGTCAGATGGTAGTTTTGTGTTCGCGGAGCGTGCCGGAGGCAAAAATTTTCAAGAACATCCCCAAAGTCTCCTGCTGACTGATTCCATTACAGAGCGATTGCAGCAATTACATCCTGATAATCAATATGCTATCGGTCAAGATAGTGGTATATATTGGCGTTTAACTGACCCTCCAGAAAGAGGCGCTGAAGCTCCCGATTGGTTTTATGTGCCGAATGTATCACCGATGTTAAATGGTCAGTATCGGCGTTCTTACGTTTTATGGCAAGAATATGTTGCGCCACTAATCGTCTTGGAATTTGTGTCTGGTGATGGTTCCGATGAGCGGGATAATACGCCTATTAGTGGTAAATTTTGGGTGTATGAACAAGCAATTCGAGTTCCGTTTTACGGCATTTATGAGTTTAGTAAAGCTTCAGTAGAAGTTTATCACCTGGTAGATGGGAGGTATCAATTACTGCCAGCCAATGAAAGAGGACACTATCCCATTTTCCCGATGGGTGTGGAATTGGGTATTTGGCAAGGACAATATAAAAACATGGAAGCGCCTTGGTTACGCTGGTGGGATGCACAAGGGAATTTATTGTTGAATAGCGATGAAAAATCCCAACAATTAGCATCTCAGTTAGAACAACAACAACAAAAAGCCAAACGCTTGGCTCAAAAGTTGCGCCAGTTGGGAATTGAACCTGATGATGTGTAA
- the thiC gene encoding phosphomethylpyrimidine synthase — MRTEWVAKRRGHSNVSQMHYARQGVITEEMHYVAQRENLPADLIREEVARGRMIIPANINHTNLEPMAIGIASKCKVNANIGASPNSSNLQEEVDKLNLAVKYGADTVMDLSTGGGNLDEIRTAIINASPVPIGTVPVYQALESVHGTIEKLTPDDFLHIIEKHAQQGVDYQTIHAGILIEHLPLVRDRITGIVSRGGGILARWMLHHHKQNPLYTHFRDIVEIFKRYDVSFSLGDSLRPGCTHDASDAAQLAELKTLGQLTRKAWEDDIQVMVEGPGHVPMDQIEFNVRKQMEECSEAPFYVLGPLVTDIAPGYDHITSAIGAAMAGWYGTAMLCYVTPKEHLGLPNAEDVRNGLIAYKIAAHAADIARHRPGARDRDDQLSEARYNFDWNRQFELSLDPERAKEYHDETLPADIYKTAEFCSMCGPKFCPMQTKVDADALTELEKFLAKEPVAQG; from the coding sequence ATGCGGACAGAATGGGTTGCAAAGCGCCGTGGACACAGCAATGTTTCTCAAATGCACTACGCCCGTCAGGGTGTGATCACCGAAGAAATGCACTACGTCGCCCAGCGGGAAAATCTTCCTGCTGATCTCATTCGTGAGGAAGTGGCGCGGGGACGGATGATTATCCCTGCGAACATTAATCACACTAACTTAGAACCGATGGCGATCGGCATTGCCTCTAAATGTAAAGTCAATGCTAATATCGGAGCCTCACCCAACTCTTCCAATCTTCAAGAAGAAGTTGATAAGCTCAACTTGGCGGTGAAATACGGTGCTGATACCGTGATGGACTTGTCCACAGGTGGCGGTAACTTAGATGAAATTCGCACCGCCATCATCAACGCTTCCCCCGTTCCCATTGGTACAGTGCCAGTTTACCAAGCTTTAGAAAGTGTCCACGGCACAATTGAAAAGCTTACCCCCGATGACTTTCTGCATATCATCGAAAAACACGCCCAACAAGGGGTAGACTATCAAACCATCCACGCCGGGATTTTGATTGAGCATTTACCCTTAGTAAGAGACCGGATCACTGGTATTGTCTCTCGCGGTGGCGGTATTCTGGCGCGGTGGATGCTACATCACCATAAACAAAACCCACTTTACACCCATTTCCGCGACATCGTTGAGATTTTCAAGAGATATGATGTCTCCTTCAGTTTAGGGGATTCCCTGCGCCCTGGCTGCACCCATGACGCTTCAGATGCCGCCCAATTAGCAGAATTGAAAACCCTCGGACAGCTAACTCGCAAAGCCTGGGAAGATGACATCCAGGTGATGGTAGAAGGGCCTGGACACGTCCCAATGGATCAAATTGAGTTCAACGTCCGTAAGCAGATGGAAGAGTGTTCAGAAGCCCCTTTCTATGTTTTAGGGCCATTGGTGACAGATATTGCTCCCGGTTATGACCACATCACCTCAGCGATCGGCGCAGCGATGGCAGGATGGTACGGTACTGCTATGCTGTGCTACGTTACACCGAAAGAACATTTGGGATTACCCAACGCCGAAGATGTGCGGAATGGGTTAATTGCTTACAAAATAGCAGCCCATGCAGCAGATATCGCTAGACATCGCCCGGGTGCGAGAGATAGAGACGATCAACTTTCCGAAGCCCGTTATAATTTCGACTGGAATCGTCAGTTTGAATTATCACTCGACCCAGAAAGAGCTAAGGAATATCATGACGAAACTTTACCTGCAGATATTTATAAAACTGCTGAGTTTTGTTCGATGTGTGGGCCTAAGTTCTGTCCGATGCAAACCAAGGTTGATGCTGATGCTTTGACTGAGTTGGAGAAGTTCTTGGCGAAGGAACCAGTGGCGCAAGGATAA
- a CDS encoding FkbM family methyltransferase codes for MLRNIAYSLMSAGVKVPRPLEENLDRFFYQTYLIDLLKKLRINCVIDVGANIGSYAESIRKLGYKEHILSFEPNPEIFGTLQHNLQQDTLWRGYNFALGKEDTTATFNLNSYSELSSFLVPKADMPKTVNSCEVKIRSLDSLLEEILALVPEPRIFLKMDTQGYDMEVVKGASKCLDKVLCLQSEISVQPNYDNIPSYLDALRYYEYLGFQLVDLFPAFRDPQGCVVEYDCLMVRSQTSS; via the coding sequence ATGTTAAGAAACATTGCTTATTCTTTAATGTCAGCAGGTGTTAAAGTACCAAGACCTCTGGAAGAAAATTTAGATCGTTTTTTTTATCAAACTTACTTAATCGATCTTTTGAAGAAATTAAGAATTAACTGTGTCATTGATGTGGGAGCTAACATTGGTTCCTATGCAGAAAGCATCAGAAAACTCGGGTATAAAGAACACATTCTTAGTTTTGAGCCAAATCCAGAGATATTTGGTACTCTTCAGCATAATTTGCAACAGGATACCCTGTGGAGAGGATACAATTTTGCGTTGGGGAAAGAGGATACTACGGCTACCTTTAATTTGAACTCTTATTCGGAATTGAGTTCATTTCTAGTACCTAAGGCTGATATGCCAAAAACGGTTAATTCCTGTGAGGTGAAAATCAGGTCACTAGACTCGCTTCTAGAAGAGATTCTCGCTTTAGTTCCCGAACCTCGCATCTTCTTAAAGATGGATACTCAAGGATATGACATGGAAGTTGTTAAAGGTGCAAGCAAATGTCTAGATAAAGTTTTGTGTTTGCAATCAGAAATATCCGTGCAGCCTAACTACGATAATATACCTTCATACTTAGATGCTTTGAGGTATTATGAATATTTAGGGTTTCAGCTTGTTGATTTATTTCCTGCCTTTCGCGATCCTCAAGGTTGCGTTGTTGAATATGATTGTTTGATGGTGCGTTCTCAAACATCGTCTTAA
- a CDS encoding rRNA large subunit pseudouridine synthase E: MTNDFRYIIFHKPYGVLSQFTQETEKHRTLKDYIQVSNVYPVGRLDWDSEGLLLLTNNGQLQHRLSDPRFGHQRTYWVQVERIPDEDAIAQLQTGVEIQDYRTRPAQVRLLSTEPTLPERDPPIRFRKNVPTAWLEMTLTEGKNRQVRRMTAAVGFPTLRLVRVSIAHIQLDGLQPGEWRDLTPIEIQFLHNMPKVGRIVTRKK; encoded by the coding sequence ATGACAAATGACTTTAGATATATTATTTTTCATAAACCTTATGGTGTCCTGAGTCAGTTTACACAGGAGACGGAAAAACATAGAACCCTAAAAGACTATATCCAGGTCAGTAATGTCTATCCCGTGGGGCGTTTGGATTGGGATAGTGAAGGGTTATTGCTGCTGACAAACAACGGACAATTACAACATCGTCTTTCTGATCCGAGGTTTGGGCATCAACGCACTTATTGGGTGCAGGTTGAGCGAATTCCTGATGAAGATGCGATCGCACAACTGCAAACTGGTGTAGAAATTCAAGATTACCGCACTCGACCAGCACAAGTGAGGCTATTATCAACAGAACCGACTTTACCAGAACGCGATCCACCAATTAGATTTCGGAAAAATGTCCCAACAGCTTGGCTAGAAATGACTTTGACCGAGGGAAAAAATCGCCAAGTGCGGCGAATGACAGCGGCTGTGGGATTTCCGACTTTGCGTTTGGTAAGGGTGAGCATTGCCCACATCCAGTTAGACGGTCTACAACCGGGTGAGTGGCGCGACCTCACACCCATTGAGATCCAATTTCTGCATAATATGCCTAAAGTAGGCAGAATAGTTACTAGAAAGAAATAA